Proteins encoded in a region of the Labrus mixtus chromosome 19, fLabMix1.1, whole genome shotgun sequence genome:
- the boc gene encoding brother of CDO isoform X1 has translation MCLWGSVWKMSGKRDWTPWMKKRRAPVLCALGAVLLCCLQSGASVTDEVPMFTEEPMSVVQKLGGSVNLRCSARPTSANISWRLNGQEFADGDLGVVLGPNSLFIPALSNLTLGRYQCVASTSAGALASVPANVTAAKLRDFEPDDQQEIEVDEGNTAVIECHLPESQPKAQVRYSVKQEWLETSKGNYLIMPSGNLQIANATQEDEGPYKCAAYNPITQEVKTSTSADRLRIRRSTSEAARIIYPPASRSIMVTKGQRLVLECVASGIPTPQVRWAKDGQDLRSHNNTRFLLSNLLIDAVGERDSGTYVCRADNGIGSASTATVLYDVQVFEPPQVTVELQQQQQEVVYGETVRFICQVRGKPTPSVMWLHNAHPLAPSPRHRLTSKGLRVTNVGPQDDGLYQCMAENGVGSSQASARLITVSTGISSRGRLPSLYRPLSPDKVLREQPPVRPGAAGAMLPMDCSELPGHILPAEAPVILSQPHTGKADYYELTWRPRHEQGPPVLEYLVKYRKVGDPLAEWTSSSISGALHKLILAKLQSGSLYEVEMTAKNCAGLGQPAMMTFRTGKGRKGQIDPPKTPAVPSPSLSPPEAPDKPTVSTATETSAYVTWIPRGNRGFPIQSFRVEYKKVKKAGEDWVTAVENIPPSRLSVEITGLEKGTSYKFRVVAVNVIGSSPPSAPSKAYTVVGGRPHERPVDGPYITYNEAINETTIILKWTYTPVNNTPIYGFYIFYRPTDSDNDSDYKKDVVEGDRYWHSITDLQPETAYDIKMQSFNELGESEFGNVVILETKARPNQQRPTPSETPDHVLGHGHGLVPRPGDLPYLIVGIVLGAFVFIIVAFIPFCLWRAWAKQKQTSDLCFPAVAAPVSSCQYTMVPLQGLALVGHCPLDGRMTAPHSVYPANGEYTLNGKPHHPTHCLPGLQQEDVDCDMECDTLLPQTVSNGHVPVYHYSSSGSDHHEHSCCPPDDSTLQLLHSSHQHLASQELDDDGSFCCGDEEGDSITQKISSFPLLSLEDEGIFTTSSSAATTPQSQDTPIQEVNILPNEASLENTETANTTEA, from the exons ggGGCAGTGTATGGAAGATGTCTGGAAAGAGAGACTGGACTCCTTGGATGAAAAAGAGAAGGGCTCCAGTGTTGTGCGCTCTGGGTGCAGTACTACTATGCTGTCTGCAGAGCGGCGCCTCAGTCACTG ATGAGGTGCCAATGTTCACGGAGGAGCCCATGTCCGTGGTGCAGAAACTGGGCGGCAGCGTGAATCTGCGCTGCAGTGCCCGACCCACCTCTGCCAACATCAGTTGGCGCCTCAACGGCCAGGAGTTTGCGGACGGAGATCTGGGTGTGGTCCTGGGACCCAACAGCCTGTTCATCCCTGCGCTGTCTAACCTGACCCTGGGCAGGTACCAGTGTGTGGCCAGCACAAGCGCGGGAGCTCTGGCCAGTGTGCCAGCCAACGTCACTGCTGCTA AGCTGCGGGATTTTGAGCCCGATGACCAGCAGGAGATCGAGGTGGACGAAGGCAACACGGCTGTTATCGAATGTCACCTCCCGGAAAGCCAGCCCAAGGCTCAGGTCCGCTACAGCGTCAAACAGGAGTGGCTGGAAACCTCCAAAG GGAACTACCTCATCATGCCGTCAGGGAACCTGCAGATCGCCAATGCCACACAGGAGGATGAGGGGCCGTACAAGTGCGCTGCGTACAACCCCATCACTCAGGAGGTCAAAACATCCACCTCTGCTGACCGCCTGCGCATACGCC GCTCCACCTCAGAAGCAGCTCGCATCATTTACCCTCCAGCCTCTCGCTCCATCATGGTGACCAAAGGCCAGCGGCTGGTGCTGGAGTGCGTCGCCAGTGGCATCCCCACGCCGCAGGTCAGGTGGGCAAAGGATGGGCAGGACCTGCGCTCCCACAACAACACCCGCTTTCTACTCAGCAACCTGCTGATCGACGCGGTGGGCGAGCGTGACTCGGGCACTTACGTTTGCAGGGCCGATAATGGAATCGGCTCGGCCAGCACTGCAACGGTGCTGTATGACGTACAAGTGTTCG AGCCTCCTCAGGTGAcggtggagctgcagcagcagcagcaggaggttGTGTACGGCGAGACGGTTCGCTTCATCTGCCAGGTCCGCGGTAAACCCACACCCTCCGTCATGTGGCTCCACAACGCCCATCCTCTAGCGCCGTCTCCTCGCCACCGCCTCACCTCAAAAGGGCTGCGTGTCACCAACGTGGGCCCTCAGGATGACGGACTGTACCAATGCATGGCTGAGAACGGGGTGGGCAGCTCACAGGCCTCTGCTCGCCTCATCACAGTGTCAACAG GGATCTCATCCAGAGGGAGGCTGCCCTCACTCTACCGGCCTCTCAGCCCAGATAAAGTCCTGAGGGAGCAGCCGCCTGTGAGGCCGGGAGCCGCGGGGGCCATGCTGCCTATGGACTGCTCTGAACTGCCGGGACATATCCTTCCTGCTGAAGCCCCCGTCATCCTCAGCCAGCCGCACACCGGCAAGGCCGACTACTACGAACTCACCTGGAGGCCCCGACATGAGCAAGGACCACCCGTGCTGGAGTATTTGGTCAAATACAGAAAG GTGGGAGACCCTCTAGCAGAGTGGACCTCCAGCAGTATCTCAGGGGCCCTCCACAAGCTCATCCTGGCCAAGCTGCAGTCAGGCAGCCTGTACGAGGTGGAGATGACTGCAAAGAACTGTGCAGGTTTGGGACAACCTGCCATGATGACCTTCAGAACTGGCAAAG GCCGCAAAGGACAAATCGACCCTCCTAAAACTCCCGCTGTTCCTTCACCAAGCCTCTCTC CTCCGGAAGCCCCTGACAAACCCACAGTCTCCACGGCAACGGAAACGTCGGCATACGTGACTTGGATTCCTCGCGGTAACCGCGGCTTCCCCATCCAGTCGTTTCGGGTGGAGTACAAGAAGGTGAAGAAGGCAGGAGAGGACTGGGTGACGGCCGTCGAAAACATCCCCCCGTCACGACTCTCGGTGGAGATCACGGGCCTGGAGAAAG GTACGTCCTACAAGTTTCGTGTTGTGGCGGTGAACGTAATTGGTTCCAGTCCTCCCAGCGCCCCTTCCAAGGCTTACACAGTAGTGGGCGGGAGACCCCATGAGCGCCCTGTTGATGGACCCTACATCACCTACAACGAAGCCATTAATGAGACAACCATCATTCTCAAATGGACG TACACTCCCGTTAACAACACTCCCATCTACGGTTTCTACATCTTCTACCGGCCGACAGACAGCGATAATGACAGTGACTATAAGAAGGATGTGGTGGAGGGAGACAGATACTGGCATTCAATCACCGACCTGCAGCCCGAGACGGCGTACGACATCAAGATGCAGAGCTTCAACGAGTTGGGAGAGAGTGAATTTGGCAATGTGGTGATCCTGGAAACGAAAG CTCGTCCTAATCAACAACGACCTACCCCATCAGAGACCCCAGACCACGTGTTGGGACACGGACACGGACTTGTGCCTCGGCCCGGCGACCTCCCCTACCTCATAGTTGGTATTGTCCTGGGAGCCTTCGTCTTCATCATCGTGGCCTTCATCCCATTCTGTCTTTGGAGGGCTTGGGCCAAACAGA AGCAAACATCAGACTTGTGTTTTCCTGCTGTGGCCGCTCCGGTGTCGTCGTGTCAGTACACCATGGTTCCTCTTCAGGGACTTGCTCTGGTCGGCCACTGCCCACTGGACGGTCGTATGACGGCTCCACACAGTGTGTATCCTGCTAATGGAGAATACACACTGAACGGCAAGCCCCATCACCCCACACACTGCCTGCCGGGGCTGCAGCAG gagGACGTGGACTGTGATATGGAATGTGACACTTTGCTGCCACAGACAGTTTCGAATGGACATGTGCCTGTTTATCACTACTCCAGCAG TGGTTCAGATCATCATGAACACAGCTGCTGTCCTCCTGATGACTccactctgcagctcctccactcCTCCCATCAGCACCTCGCTTCACAGGAGCTGGATGATGATGGCAGCTTCTGTTGTGGAGACGAAGAAGGGGATAGCATCACTCAAA AAATATCgtcctttcctcttctctctctagAGGATGAAGGCATTTTCACCACATCATCCTCAGCAGCCACAACACCACAATCTCAAGACACACCAATACAGGAAGTGAACATCCTCCCAAATGAAGCATCCCTTGAGAACACAGAGACGGCGAACACAACAGAGGCGTAA
- the boc gene encoding brother of CDO isoform X2, with the protein MSGKRDWTPWMKKRRAPVLCALGAVLLCCLQSGASVTDEVPMFTEEPMSVVQKLGGSVNLRCSARPTSANISWRLNGQEFADGDLGVVLGPNSLFIPALSNLTLGRYQCVASTSAGALASVPANVTAAKLRDFEPDDQQEIEVDEGNTAVIECHLPESQPKAQVRYSVKQEWLETSKGNYLIMPSGNLQIANATQEDEGPYKCAAYNPITQEVKTSTSADRLRIRRSTSEAARIIYPPASRSIMVTKGQRLVLECVASGIPTPQVRWAKDGQDLRSHNNTRFLLSNLLIDAVGERDSGTYVCRADNGIGSASTATVLYDVQVFEPPQVTVELQQQQQEVVYGETVRFICQVRGKPTPSVMWLHNAHPLAPSPRHRLTSKGLRVTNVGPQDDGLYQCMAENGVGSSQASARLITVSTGISSRGRLPSLYRPLSPDKVLREQPPVRPGAAGAMLPMDCSELPGHILPAEAPVILSQPHTGKADYYELTWRPRHEQGPPVLEYLVKYRKVGDPLAEWTSSSISGALHKLILAKLQSGSLYEVEMTAKNCAGLGQPAMMTFRTGKGRKGQIDPPKTPAVPSPSLSPPEAPDKPTVSTATETSAYVTWIPRGNRGFPIQSFRVEYKKVKKAGEDWVTAVENIPPSRLSVEITGLEKGTSYKFRVVAVNVIGSSPPSAPSKAYTVVGGRPHERPVDGPYITYNEAINETTIILKWTYTPVNNTPIYGFYIFYRPTDSDNDSDYKKDVVEGDRYWHSITDLQPETAYDIKMQSFNELGESEFGNVVILETKARPNQQRPTPSETPDHVLGHGHGLVPRPGDLPYLIVGIVLGAFVFIIVAFIPFCLWRAWAKQKQTSDLCFPAVAAPVSSCQYTMVPLQGLALVGHCPLDGRMTAPHSVYPANGEYTLNGKPHHPTHCLPGLQQEDVDCDMECDTLLPQTVSNGHVPVYHYSSSGSDHHEHSCCPPDDSTLQLLHSSHQHLASQELDDDGSFCCGDEEGDSITQKISSFPLLSLEDEGIFTTSSSAATTPQSQDTPIQEVNILPNEASLENTETANTTEA; encoded by the exons ATGTCTGGAAAGAGAGACTGGACTCCTTGGATGAAAAAGAGAAGGGCTCCAGTGTTGTGCGCTCTGGGTGCAGTACTACTATGCTGTCTGCAGAGCGGCGCCTCAGTCACTG ATGAGGTGCCAATGTTCACGGAGGAGCCCATGTCCGTGGTGCAGAAACTGGGCGGCAGCGTGAATCTGCGCTGCAGTGCCCGACCCACCTCTGCCAACATCAGTTGGCGCCTCAACGGCCAGGAGTTTGCGGACGGAGATCTGGGTGTGGTCCTGGGACCCAACAGCCTGTTCATCCCTGCGCTGTCTAACCTGACCCTGGGCAGGTACCAGTGTGTGGCCAGCACAAGCGCGGGAGCTCTGGCCAGTGTGCCAGCCAACGTCACTGCTGCTA AGCTGCGGGATTTTGAGCCCGATGACCAGCAGGAGATCGAGGTGGACGAAGGCAACACGGCTGTTATCGAATGTCACCTCCCGGAAAGCCAGCCCAAGGCTCAGGTCCGCTACAGCGTCAAACAGGAGTGGCTGGAAACCTCCAAAG GGAACTACCTCATCATGCCGTCAGGGAACCTGCAGATCGCCAATGCCACACAGGAGGATGAGGGGCCGTACAAGTGCGCTGCGTACAACCCCATCACTCAGGAGGTCAAAACATCCACCTCTGCTGACCGCCTGCGCATACGCC GCTCCACCTCAGAAGCAGCTCGCATCATTTACCCTCCAGCCTCTCGCTCCATCATGGTGACCAAAGGCCAGCGGCTGGTGCTGGAGTGCGTCGCCAGTGGCATCCCCACGCCGCAGGTCAGGTGGGCAAAGGATGGGCAGGACCTGCGCTCCCACAACAACACCCGCTTTCTACTCAGCAACCTGCTGATCGACGCGGTGGGCGAGCGTGACTCGGGCACTTACGTTTGCAGGGCCGATAATGGAATCGGCTCGGCCAGCACTGCAACGGTGCTGTATGACGTACAAGTGTTCG AGCCTCCTCAGGTGAcggtggagctgcagcagcagcagcaggaggttGTGTACGGCGAGACGGTTCGCTTCATCTGCCAGGTCCGCGGTAAACCCACACCCTCCGTCATGTGGCTCCACAACGCCCATCCTCTAGCGCCGTCTCCTCGCCACCGCCTCACCTCAAAAGGGCTGCGTGTCACCAACGTGGGCCCTCAGGATGACGGACTGTACCAATGCATGGCTGAGAACGGGGTGGGCAGCTCACAGGCCTCTGCTCGCCTCATCACAGTGTCAACAG GGATCTCATCCAGAGGGAGGCTGCCCTCACTCTACCGGCCTCTCAGCCCAGATAAAGTCCTGAGGGAGCAGCCGCCTGTGAGGCCGGGAGCCGCGGGGGCCATGCTGCCTATGGACTGCTCTGAACTGCCGGGACATATCCTTCCTGCTGAAGCCCCCGTCATCCTCAGCCAGCCGCACACCGGCAAGGCCGACTACTACGAACTCACCTGGAGGCCCCGACATGAGCAAGGACCACCCGTGCTGGAGTATTTGGTCAAATACAGAAAG GTGGGAGACCCTCTAGCAGAGTGGACCTCCAGCAGTATCTCAGGGGCCCTCCACAAGCTCATCCTGGCCAAGCTGCAGTCAGGCAGCCTGTACGAGGTGGAGATGACTGCAAAGAACTGTGCAGGTTTGGGACAACCTGCCATGATGACCTTCAGAACTGGCAAAG GCCGCAAAGGACAAATCGACCCTCCTAAAACTCCCGCTGTTCCTTCACCAAGCCTCTCTC CTCCGGAAGCCCCTGACAAACCCACAGTCTCCACGGCAACGGAAACGTCGGCATACGTGACTTGGATTCCTCGCGGTAACCGCGGCTTCCCCATCCAGTCGTTTCGGGTGGAGTACAAGAAGGTGAAGAAGGCAGGAGAGGACTGGGTGACGGCCGTCGAAAACATCCCCCCGTCACGACTCTCGGTGGAGATCACGGGCCTGGAGAAAG GTACGTCCTACAAGTTTCGTGTTGTGGCGGTGAACGTAATTGGTTCCAGTCCTCCCAGCGCCCCTTCCAAGGCTTACACAGTAGTGGGCGGGAGACCCCATGAGCGCCCTGTTGATGGACCCTACATCACCTACAACGAAGCCATTAATGAGACAACCATCATTCTCAAATGGACG TACACTCCCGTTAACAACACTCCCATCTACGGTTTCTACATCTTCTACCGGCCGACAGACAGCGATAATGACAGTGACTATAAGAAGGATGTGGTGGAGGGAGACAGATACTGGCATTCAATCACCGACCTGCAGCCCGAGACGGCGTACGACATCAAGATGCAGAGCTTCAACGAGTTGGGAGAGAGTGAATTTGGCAATGTGGTGATCCTGGAAACGAAAG CTCGTCCTAATCAACAACGACCTACCCCATCAGAGACCCCAGACCACGTGTTGGGACACGGACACGGACTTGTGCCTCGGCCCGGCGACCTCCCCTACCTCATAGTTGGTATTGTCCTGGGAGCCTTCGTCTTCATCATCGTGGCCTTCATCCCATTCTGTCTTTGGAGGGCTTGGGCCAAACAGA AGCAAACATCAGACTTGTGTTTTCCTGCTGTGGCCGCTCCGGTGTCGTCGTGTCAGTACACCATGGTTCCTCTTCAGGGACTTGCTCTGGTCGGCCACTGCCCACTGGACGGTCGTATGACGGCTCCACACAGTGTGTATCCTGCTAATGGAGAATACACACTGAACGGCAAGCCCCATCACCCCACACACTGCCTGCCGGGGCTGCAGCAG gagGACGTGGACTGTGATATGGAATGTGACACTTTGCTGCCACAGACAGTTTCGAATGGACATGTGCCTGTTTATCACTACTCCAGCAG TGGTTCAGATCATCATGAACACAGCTGCTGTCCTCCTGATGACTccactctgcagctcctccactcCTCCCATCAGCACCTCGCTTCACAGGAGCTGGATGATGATGGCAGCTTCTGTTGTGGAGACGAAGAAGGGGATAGCATCACTCAAA AAATATCgtcctttcctcttctctctctagAGGATGAAGGCATTTTCACCACATCATCCTCAGCAGCCACAACACCACAATCTCAAGACACACCAATACAGGAAGTGAACATCCTCCCAAATGAAGCATCCCTTGAGAACACAGAGACGGCGAACACAACAGAGGCGTAA